A single genomic interval of Agromyces cerinus harbors:
- a CDS encoding glycoside hydrolase family 13 protein, which yields MHLTDAASATTAAADDAPDPLWWRSAVIYQVYVRSFADSDGDGTGDLRGVRSRLGYLKELGVDALWFNPWYPSPLADGGYDVSDYRDIHPAFGSLEDAELLIADALALGIRTIIDVVPNHVSSEHPWFRAALAAGPGSPERERFWFHPGKGPNGDEMPTNWVSNFQGDTWTRTTNPDGSPGDWYLHLFTPEQPDLNWNHPDVRREHEEILRFWFDRGVAGVRIDSAGLLIKDPELPEVPAEPAPGQHPTEDRDEVHEVYRAWRRIADSYEGTRVLVGEVWVPDASRFAAYLRPDEMHTAFNFDFMSRPWDAAELRGSIDLMLAAHAPVGAPSTWVLSNHDVTRPVTRYGREDSGFAFARKRFDTPTDLELGVRRARAAALLTAALPGSLYLYQGDELGLPEAELPREVLEDPMHFRSGGVDPGRDGCRVPLPWRGTEAPFGFSPAEASVAPWLPQPADWAALTVQAQEADPGSMLWLYRQALRLRHREAALGDGPMTWLDGDPQVLAFTRGETFASVTNLGGEPVALPDHESILLASTPLVGGLLPPDSTAWLHRSA from the coding sequence ATGCACCTCACGGATGCCGCATCGGCGACCACGGCCGCCGCTGACGATGCGCCCGACCCGCTCTGGTGGCGGAGCGCGGTGATCTACCAGGTCTACGTGCGCAGCTTCGCCGACTCCGACGGCGACGGCACGGGCGACCTCCGCGGGGTGCGCAGCCGACTCGGCTACCTGAAGGAGCTCGGCGTCGACGCGCTCTGGTTCAACCCGTGGTACCCGTCACCGCTCGCCGACGGCGGCTACGACGTCAGCGACTACCGCGACATCCACCCGGCCTTCGGCAGCCTCGAAGACGCCGAGCTCCTCATCGCCGACGCGCTCGCCCTCGGCATCCGCACGATCATCGACGTCGTTCCGAACCACGTCTCGAGCGAGCACCCCTGGTTCCGGGCGGCGCTCGCCGCAGGACCGGGCTCGCCCGAGCGCGAGCGGTTCTGGTTCCACCCGGGCAAGGGGCCGAATGGCGACGAGATGCCCACCAACTGGGTGTCGAACTTCCAGGGCGACACGTGGACCCGGACGACGAACCCCGACGGCAGCCCGGGGGACTGGTACCTGCATCTCTTCACCCCCGAGCAGCCCGACCTGAACTGGAACCACCCCGACGTGCGCCGCGAGCACGAGGAGATCCTGCGGTTCTGGTTCGACCGCGGCGTCGCCGGCGTGCGCATCGACTCGGCGGGCCTGCTCATCAAGGACCCGGAGCTGCCCGAGGTGCCTGCCGAGCCCGCCCCCGGACAGCACCCCACCGAGGACCGCGACGAGGTGCACGAGGTCTATCGAGCATGGCGGCGCATCGCCGACTCGTACGAGGGCACCCGTGTGCTCGTCGGGGAGGTCTGGGTGCCGGATGCCTCCCGCTTCGCGGCCTACCTCCGCCCCGACGAGATGCACACCGCGTTCAACTTCGACTTCATGTCGCGCCCGTGGGATGCCGCGGAACTCCGCGGATCGATCGACCTGATGCTCGCCGCGCACGCCCCGGTCGGCGCCCCGAGCACGTGGGTGCTCTCGAACCACGACGTCACCCGGCCCGTCACCCGCTACGGCCGCGAGGACTCGGGCTTCGCCTTCGCGAGGAAGCGCTTCGACACCCCGACCGACCTCGAGCTCGGCGTGCGGCGCGCGCGTGCGGCGGCCCTGCTCACCGCGGCGCTGCCCGGATCGCTCTACCTCTACCAGGGCGACGAGCTCGGCCTCCCCGAGGCAGAGCTCCCGCGCGAGGTGCTCGAGGACCCGATGCACTTCCGCTCGGGCGGCGTCGACCCCGGTCGCGACGGATGCCGCGTGCCCCTGCCCTGGCGCGGCACCGAGGCGCCGTTCGGGTTCAGCCCCGCCGAAGCATCCGTCGCCCCCTGGTTGCCGCAGCCGGCCGACTGGGCCGCGCTCACGGTGCAGGCGCAGGAGGCGGACCCGGGCTCGATGCTCTGGCTCTACCGGCAGGCGCTGCGCCTGCGGCACCGCGAGGCGGCCCTCGGCGACGGGCCGATGACCTGGCTCGACGGCGACCCGCAGGTGCTCGCCTTCACCCGGGGCGAGACGTTCGCCAGCGTCACGAACCTCGGCGGCGAGCCCGTCGCGCTGCCCGACCACGAGAGCATCCTGCTCGCCAGCACCCCGCTCGTCGGCGGGCTGCTGCCACCCGACTCCACGGCCTGGCTCCATCGGAGCGCCTGA
- a CDS encoding LacI family DNA-binding transcriptional regulator, which translates to MSRRLADVARKVGVSEATVSRVLNGKPGVSASTRDAVLTALDVLGYERPTKLRGERARLVGLVMPELQNPIFPALAEAIGGGLAQNGYTPVLCIQTAGGISESDYVELLLHQQVSGVIFAGGAYAQAEVNHDHYARLRELNLPTVLVNAPIDGLDFATVSCDDATSMEQAFGHLVQLGHERIGILLGPSDHVPSQRKHAAALRMAERHGLELGEDRIVHSLYSLESGQTAATKLLAAGVTGIVCASDPMALGAVRAVRRAGLRVPEDVSVIGYDDSALMNCTEPPLTTVRQPIEAMGKMIIELLMRQMSSERAIGDEVFFAPELVVRGSTAPAKR; encoded by the coding sequence ATGTCGAGGAGACTCGCGGATGTCGCGCGCAAGGTCGGAGTCAGTGAAGCCACCGTCAGCCGGGTGCTGAACGGCAAGCCCGGTGTCTCCGCGTCGACGCGCGACGCCGTGCTCACCGCGCTCGACGTGCTCGGCTACGAGCGCCCGACGAAGCTCCGCGGCGAACGTGCCCGGCTCGTGGGCCTCGTCATGCCCGAGCTGCAGAACCCCATCTTCCCCGCGCTCGCCGAGGCGATCGGCGGGGGTCTCGCGCAGAACGGCTACACGCCGGTGCTCTGCATCCAGACGGCCGGCGGCATCTCCGAATCCGACTACGTCGAGCTGCTCCTGCACCAGCAGGTCTCGGGCGTGATCTTCGCGGGCGGGGCGTACGCCCAGGCCGAGGTGAATCACGACCACTACGCGCGGCTCCGCGAACTGAACCTCCCGACGGTGCTCGTGAACGCCCCGATCGACGGCCTCGACTTCGCCACGGTCTCGTGCGACGACGCGACCTCGATGGAGCAGGCGTTCGGGCATCTCGTGCAGCTCGGGCACGAGCGCATCGGCATCCTGCTCGGCCCGAGCGACCACGTGCCATCGCAGCGCAAGCACGCGGCGGCGCTCCGCATGGCGGAGCGGCACGGCCTCGAACTCGGCGAAGATCGCATCGTGCACTCGCTCTACTCGCTCGAGTCGGGCCAGACGGCGGCGACGAAGCTGCTCGCCGCGGGCGTCACGGGCATCGTCTGCGCGAGCGACCCGATGGCGCTCGGCGCCGTGCGCGCGGTGCGCCGAGCCGGGCTCCGCGTGCCGGAGGACGTCTCGGTGATCGGCTACGACGACTCGGCGCTGATGAACTGCACCGAGCCGCCGCTGACCACCGTTCGGCAGCCGATCGAAGCGATGGGCAAGATGATCATCGAGCTGCTCATGCGCCAGATGTCGAGCGAGCGCGCGATCGGCGACGAGGTCTTCTTCGCGCCCGAGCTCGTCGTGCGCGGCTCGACCGCGCCGGCCAAGCGCTGA
- a CDS encoding DUF6766 family protein: MANARSTSAAHENPTIGRWLHEHALLIVCLVIFLLCLIGMAVSGYQVFTDDRLEHGGSTIAFGDYLGSGQFIEATFENWESEFLQMGAYVVLTIFLFQKGSSESKPIGERTAQDDDPRHAEVGPDTPWPVRRGGAWLVLYENSLAIFFFVLFALSFWFHAVGGAEVYSAEQVQHGLPAVGVIEYLGTSQFWFESMQNWQSEFLAVAAIVGASVYLRQRGSPESKPVATPHHETGA; the protein is encoded by the coding sequence ATGGCGAACGCTCGCAGCACCTCCGCCGCTCATGAGAACCCGACGATCGGCCGCTGGCTGCACGAGCATGCGCTCCTCATCGTCTGTCTCGTGATCTTCCTGCTCTGCCTCATCGGCATGGCCGTGAGCGGGTACCAGGTGTTCACCGACGACCGGCTGGAGCACGGCGGGTCGACCATCGCCTTCGGCGACTACCTGGGCTCGGGTCAATTCATCGAGGCGACCTTCGAGAACTGGGAGTCCGAGTTCCTGCAGATGGGTGCGTACGTGGTGCTCACGATCTTCCTCTTCCAGAAGGGGTCGTCGGAATCGAAGCCGATCGGCGAGCGCACCGCCCAGGACGACGACCCGCGGCACGCGGAGGTCGGCCCCGACACCCCGTGGCCGGTGCGCCGCGGCGGCGCCTGGCTCGTGCTCTACGAGAACTCGCTCGCGATCTTCTTCTTCGTGCTGTTCGCCCTCTCGTTCTGGTTCCACGCCGTCGGCGGCGCGGAGGTGTACTCGGCGGAGCAGGTGCAGCACGGGCTGCCGGCCGTCGGCGTGATCGAGTACCTCGGCACCTCGCAGTTCTGGTTCGAGTCGATGCAGAACTGGCAGAGCGAGTTCCTCGCCGTCGCGGCGATCGTCGGGGCATCCGTCTACCTCCGGCAACGCGGCTCGCCCGAGTCGAAGCCCGTCGCGACACCTCATCACGAAACGGGTGCGTGA
- a CDS encoding DUF7882 family protein, which produces MGKFIYNSSPREIEIDDRTLAHLRVAILNKLRRSESFAMTWEHGVENGSGRTTMWLHESVPLQFVFSGNRQPTLNRLWIEQLLLAANSTAGLVFVPEPTENEPIESD; this is translated from the coding sequence ATGGGCAAGTTCATCTACAACTCGTCACCACGTGAGATCGAGATCGACGATCGCACCCTCGCCCACCTGCGCGTGGCGATCCTCAACAAGCTCCGCCGCTCCGAGAGCTTCGCGATGACGTGGGAGCACGGCGTCGAGAACGGCAGCGGCCGCACCACGATGTGGCTGCATGAATCGGTGCCGCTGCAGTTCGTCTTCAGCGGCAACCGCCAGCCCACCTTGAACCGGCTCTGGATCGAGCAGTTGCTGCTCGCGGCCAACAGCACCGCAGGGCTGGTCTTCGTGCCCGAGCCCACGGAGAACGAACCCATCGAGAGCGACTAG
- a CDS encoding DUF7882 family protein, with protein sequence MGTLYYGDSGTPIGIEDRALAHVKVAITTKLRRGESFTLSWQHAEDQPRGRSTLWLHPSIPLRFVFDEPEAPELSRQWIEDLMRSANSTGGIRLVPEHLDTDPIPTIADQPVQVGVDVQEVESGSESQPA encoded by the coding sequence GTGGGAACCCTGTACTACGGCGACTCCGGCACCCCGATCGGCATCGAGGACCGCGCGCTCGCACATGTGAAAGTCGCCATCACGACGAAGCTCCGTCGGGGTGAGTCCTTCACGCTCTCGTGGCAGCATGCCGAAGACCAGCCGCGCGGGCGGAGCACCCTCTGGCTGCATCCCAGCATTCCGCTGCGATTCGTCTTCGATGAACCCGAGGCCCCGGAGCTCAGCCGGCAGTGGATCGAAGACCTGATGCGGTCGGCGAACAGCACGGGCGGCATCCGGCTCGTGCCCGAGCATCTCGACACCGATCCGATCCCGACGATCGCCGATCAGCCGGTGCAGGTCGGTGTCGACGTGCAGGAGGTCGAGTCCGGCAGCGAGAGCCAGCCGGCCTGA
- a CDS encoding SDR family oxidoreductase produces MTDDRPTYDRLTNELLIDPTTKHTTDPFPKQEQEPPGLTERMSPLPDHGEQSYRGSRRLEGRRALITGGDSGIGRAVAIAFAREGARVAIASLPSEHEDADETARWISDAGSQPLLLSGDLRNEAHCKELVARTHQTFGGLDLLVLNAAHQRERGGIDTIPTDDFETVMRVNLFAPVFLARAAVPLMDAGSSIITTTSIQGFDPSSALVDYAMTKAALVAFTKALAEELGPRGIRVNAVAPGPIWTPLIPATGWPDKLPEFGHNTPLGRAGQPAELAGAYVYLASDEASYVSGAVLPVTGGRGL; encoded by the coding sequence ATGACCGACGACCGCCCGACCTATGACCGTCTGACCAACGAACTGCTCATCGATCCGACGACGAAGCACACGACCGATCCGTTCCCGAAACAGGAGCAGGAGCCGCCCGGCCTCACCGAGCGGATGTCCCCGCTCCCCGATCACGGCGAACAGAGCTATCGGGGCAGCCGACGTCTCGAGGGTCGGCGCGCCCTCATCACGGGTGGTGACTCCGGCATCGGCCGGGCTGTCGCGATCGCCTTCGCCCGCGAGGGCGCGCGGGTCGCCATCGCCTCGCTGCCGAGCGAGCATGAGGACGCGGACGAGACCGCGAGGTGGATCTCGGACGCCGGGTCCCAACCGCTGCTGCTCTCGGGGGACCTTCGCAACGAGGCCCATTGCAAGGAACTCGTCGCCCGTACCCATCAGACGTTCGGAGGACTCGACCTGTTGGTGCTGAACGCCGCCCACCAGCGTGAACGCGGCGGCATCGACACGATTCCGACGGACGACTTCGAGACCGTGATGCGGGTGAACCTCTTCGCGCCGGTCTTCCTCGCCCGTGCGGCGGTGCCGCTCATGGACGCCGGATCGAGCATCATCACGACCACCTCGATCCAGGGCTTCGACCCCTCCTCGGCGCTCGTCGACTACGCGATGACGAAGGCGGCGTTGGTGGCGTTCACGAAGGCCCTCGCGGAGGAACTCGGGCCACGCGGCATCCGTGTGAACGCGGTTGCTCCCGGTCCGATCTGGACGCCGCTCATTCCCGCAACCGGCTGGCCCGACAAGCTGCCCGAGTTCGGGCACAACACGCCGCTCGGTCGGGCCGGGCAACCGGCTGAACTCGCCGGGGCCTACGTCTACCTCGCATCCGACGAGGCGTCGTACGTCTCGGGTGCAGTACTGCCGGTCACCGGCGGCCGCGGATTGTGA
- a CDS encoding DUF7218 family protein: MPGRRNASLKDPELYEALRDDGASKEKAARISNAAAAQGRSAIGRKGGEHGDYEDWTVDALKRRAKEIGITGYSRKRKAELISALRNH, translated from the coding sequence ATGCCAGGACGCAGGAACGCATCCTTGAAGGATCCCGAGCTCTACGAGGCACTGCGAGACGACGGCGCATCGAAGGAGAAGGCGGCTCGCATCTCGAACGCGGCGGCCGCGCAGGGTCGCAGTGCGATCGGCCGGAAGGGCGGCGAGCACGGCGACTACGAGGACTGGACCGTCGATGCGCTGAAGCGACGGGCGAAGGAGATCGGCATCACCGGCTACAGCCGCAAGCGCAAGGCCGAGCTCATCTCGGCGCTGCGCAACCATTGA
- a CDS encoding DNA topoisomerase IB, with protein MPRLKRVEPYVSPGFTRVRRGRGFGYVHTTGGDASRAERARITDLAIPPAWQEVWISDAANAHILAVGVDAAGRRQYLYHPAWRERQDAEKFQRMTALAEALPAARRSAARDLALDGSPRERVLAAAFRTLDLGGIRIGSEESLAGFRSRGLTTLLVRNARLEDDETVRFRFRAKGGIAQDLRVADASLAGFIASTGERSSASRLYAWSSGRSMRAAAPVDVNDDIRERTGGDFTAKDFRTLRGTIAAADRLAELGPAGTARARTAAMRAAIEEASRVLGNTPAIARGSYVDPRVLLAYEHGIVAASGADRERRLIELLRRVDEA; from the coding sequence ATGCCGCGCCTGAAGCGGGTCGAGCCCTACGTCTCCCCCGGGTTCACCCGGGTGAGACGCGGGCGCGGATTCGGGTACGTGCACACCACCGGCGGCGACGCGAGCCGAGCCGAGCGAGCTCGCATCACCGATCTCGCGATCCCGCCGGCCTGGCAGGAGGTGTGGATCTCGGATGCCGCGAACGCCCACATCCTCGCCGTCGGGGTGGACGCCGCAGGACGACGACAGTACCTCTACCACCCGGCCTGGCGGGAACGGCAGGACGCCGAGAAGTTCCAGCGCATGACCGCACTCGCCGAGGCCCTGCCCGCGGCCCGGCGGAGCGCCGCCCGCGACCTCGCGCTCGACGGGTCGCCTCGCGAACGGGTGCTCGCGGCCGCGTTCCGCACGCTCGACCTCGGCGGCATCCGCATCGGCTCGGAGGAATCGCTCGCAGGATTCCGCAGTCGCGGCCTGACCACGCTCCTGGTGCGCAACGCCAGACTGGAGGACGACGAGACCGTGCGATTCCGGTTCCGTGCGAAGGGCGGCATCGCGCAGGACCTGCGAGTGGCGGATGCCTCGCTCGCCGGGTTCATCGCGAGCACCGGCGAACGCTCGTCGGCCAGTCGTCTCTACGCGTGGTCGAGCGGACGGTCGATGCGAGCCGCGGCCCCGGTCGACGTGAACGACGACATCCGCGAGCGCACCGGCGGCGACTTCACCGCGAAGGACTTCCGCACCCTGCGCGGCACGATCGCCGCGGCCGATCGGCTCGCGGAGCTCGGCCCGGCCGGCACCGCCCGCGCCCGAACGGCAGCGATGCGGGCGGCGATCGAGGAGGCGTCGCGCGTGCTCGGCAACACGCCGGCGATCGCTCGAGGCAGCTACGTCGACCCGCGAGTGCTCCTCGCCTACGAGCACGGGATCGTCGCGGCATCCGGTGCCGATCGTGAACGGCGGTTGATCGAACTGCTCAGGCGCGTCGACGAGGCCTGA
- a CDS encoding ATP-dependent DNA ligase translates to MADGARRLVEVDGRRLRLTNLDKVMYPETGMTKGEVISYYAEIADVMVPLVAGRPVTRKRWVHGVGTADAPEQPFFEKNLAEHAPEWVRRGVQHHSDGDKAYPIAGDRATLVWLAQQAALELHVPQWRFDARGEPAKPDRMVFDLDPGEGMGLAECAEVARLVRDLIAGMGLEAVPVTSGSKGIHLYAALDGSQSSDQVSAVAHELARALEADHPELVVSSMRKTLRTGRVLIDWSQNNGKKTTIAPYSLRGRPRPTVAAPRTWEELEDSGLRQLEASEVLERVAGSGDPMRAITERSHGGPLAQYLSMRSAAATPEPMPASAWGEASAGEPRFVIQEHRARRLHFDLRLERDGVLKSWAVPKGVPETSGTNHLAVQTEDHPMEYAAFEGTIPKGEYGAGSMTIWDAGTYATEKWRDDEIIIDVDGLPGGPLGGPVRLALIRTDGQGEKSSWLLHRMKDQSMHAAQVLPVEPVEAEHVETEPVETEPAGSTRSARQAHSTEERPMLATAATVGMLAGEDWALEWKWDGIRVLARVEAGGVRLLSRNGIDITARYPELAHLPAVVRGDALLDGEIVALDDDGRPDFGRLQHRMNLTKPREIERVAASVPVRLLLFDVLEVDGRPVVDEPYRERRARLAGLVRMKRGVPIEVPPPATGSPAEALEESRRLGLEGLVAKRPDSRYRPGDRSGDWLKLKLTLTQEVVIGGYRRGVGTRTGRIRSLLVGIPGGGGIEDGGLEYAGRVGSGFGERQLERLMTMLEPLEQAESPFVQVPAADMSDAVWVRPELVGEIELGDWTSTGVARHPRWRGLRPDKSPEDVVRES, encoded by the coding sequence ATGGCCGATGGCGCGCGCCGACTCGTCGAGGTCGACGGCCGCCGCCTGCGGCTGACGAACCTCGACAAGGTCATGTATCCCGAGACGGGCATGACGAAGGGCGAGGTGATCTCCTACTACGCGGAGATCGCCGACGTCATGGTGCCCCTCGTCGCGGGGCGCCCGGTCACGCGCAAACGGTGGGTGCACGGCGTCGGCACAGCGGATGCCCCTGAGCAGCCGTTCTTCGAGAAGAACCTCGCCGAGCACGCTCCCGAGTGGGTGCGCCGCGGCGTCCAGCACCACTCCGACGGCGACAAGGCGTACCCGATCGCCGGTGATCGGGCGACGCTCGTGTGGCTCGCGCAGCAGGCGGCCCTCGAACTGCACGTGCCGCAATGGCGTTTCGACGCCCGAGGGGAGCCCGCGAAGCCCGACCGCATGGTCTTCGACCTCGACCCCGGTGAGGGCATGGGGCTCGCGGAATGCGCCGAGGTCGCGAGGCTCGTGCGCGACCTCATCGCGGGCATGGGCCTCGAGGCGGTGCCGGTGACGAGCGGCAGCAAGGGCATCCACCTGTATGCGGCGCTCGACGGCTCGCAGAGTTCGGACCAGGTCTCCGCGGTCGCGCACGAGCTCGCGCGGGCGCTCGAGGCCGACCACCCCGAGCTCGTCGTCTCGAGCATGCGCAAGACGCTGCGCACGGGCCGGGTGCTCATCGACTGGAGCCAGAACAACGGGAAGAAGACGACGATCGCGCCGTACTCGTTGCGTGGGCGTCCACGACCGACGGTCGCCGCGCCGCGCACGTGGGAGGAGCTCGAGGATTCCGGGCTGCGTCAGCTCGAGGCATCCGAGGTGCTCGAACGGGTCGCGGGGTCGGGCGACCCGATGCGCGCGATCACCGAACGCTCGCACGGAGGGCCGCTCGCACAGTACCTGTCGATGCGGAGCGCCGCGGCCACGCCCGAGCCCATGCCGGCGTCGGCATGGGGTGAGGCCAGCGCAGGGGAGCCGCGCTTCGTGATCCAGGAGCACCGCGCCCGCCGCCTGCACTTCGACCTGCGGCTCGAGCGCGACGGCGTGCTGAAGAGCTGGGCGGTGCCGAAGGGCGTGCCCGAGACGTCGGGCACGAACCACCTCGCCGTGCAGACCGAGGACCACCCGATGGAGTACGCCGCGTTCGAGGGCACCATCCCGAAGGGGGAATACGGTGCCGGGTCCATGACGATCTGGGATGCGGGCACCTACGCGACCGAGAAGTGGCGCGACGACGAGATCATCATCGACGTCGACGGGCTGCCGGGCGGACCGCTCGGCGGGCCGGTGCGGCTCGCGCTCATCCGCACCGACGGGCAGGGCGAGAAGAGCTCGTGGCTGCTGCACCGCATGAAGGACCAGTCGATGCACGCAGCGCAGGTTCTGCCGGTGGAGCCTGTCGAAGCCGAGCATGTCGAAACCGAGCCTGTCGAAACCGAGCCTGCAGGCTCGACCCGCAGCGCTCGGCAGGCTCATTCCACGGAGGAGCGCCCCATGCTCGCGACGGCCGCGACCGTCGGCATGCTCGCCGGGGAGGACTGGGCGCTCGAGTGGAAGTGGGACGGCATCCGCGTGCTCGCTCGCGTCGAGGCGGGCGGCGTGCGACTGCTCAGCCGCAACGGGATCGACATCACCGCCCGCTACCCCGAGCTCGCGCACCTGCCCGCCGTGGTGCGCGGTGATGCCCTGCTCGACGGCGAGATCGTCGCGCTCGACGACGACGGGCGCCCCGATTTCGGTCGACTGCAGCATCGGATGAACCTCACGAAGCCGCGCGAGATCGAACGCGTCGCGGCATCCGTGCCCGTGCGTCTGCTGCTCTTCGACGTGCTCGAGGTCGACGGCCGGCCAGTGGTCGACGAGCCGTACCGCGAGCGCCGCGCACGGCTGGCCGGACTCGTCAGGATGAAGCGCGGCGTGCCGATCGAGGTGCCACCACCGGCCACCGGCAGCCCGGCGGAGGCGCTCGAGGAGAGCCGCCGGCTCGGGCTCGAGGGACTCGTCGCGAAGCGCCCCGACTCCCGGTACCGACCCGGCGATCGCAGCGGCGACTGGCTGAAGCTGAAGCTCACCCTCACGCAGGAGGTCGTGATCGGCGGCTACCGACGCGGAGTGGGCACCCGCACGGGGCGCATCCGTTCGCTGCTCGTCGGCATCCCCGGTGGCGGCGGTATCGAGGACGGTGGACTCGAGTACGCCGGCCGCGTCGGATCGGGGTTCGGCGAACGTCAACTCGAGCGGCTGATGACCATGCTGGAGCCACTCGAGCAGGCCGAATCGCCCTTCGTGCAGGTGCCTGCGGCCGACATGAGCGATGCGGTCTGGGTGCGACCCGAGCTCGTGGGCGAGATCGAGCTCGGCGATTGGACGAGCACGGGGGTCGCGCGGCATCCGCGCTGGCGGGGCCTTCGACCCGACAAGTCGCCGGAGGACGTCGTGCGCGAGAGCTGA
- the ku gene encoding non-homologous end joining protein Ku, with product MRAVWKGAVTFGLVNVPVKLYSATEDHDVSLHQVHDEDGGRIRYQRKCEVCGKVVDYKNIDKAYDDGEQTVVITDDDLKSLPAERSREIEVVEFVPSDQIDPIMFDRSYYLEPDSASSKAYVLLRETLESTDRTAIVQMALRQKTRLAALRVHGDVLMVQTLLWSDEVRAADFASLSEPVKISAKELDLSKQLVESLVSDFDPEQYVDEYQQELRTLIAAKLEQGEGIDTAATFGEEPEEETGGEVIDLMEALRQSIAAKREGSEAKQTGSAAKAKKTASKKTASTRKRAASE from the coding sequence ATGCGAGCCGTCTGGAAGGGGGCGGTCACATTCGGCCTCGTCAATGTGCCCGTCAAGCTGTACAGCGCCACCGAAGACCACGACGTGTCACTGCACCAGGTGCACGACGAAGACGGTGGGCGCATCAGGTACCAACGCAAGTGCGAGGTCTGCGGCAAGGTCGTCGACTACAAGAACATCGACAAGGCCTACGACGACGGCGAGCAGACCGTCGTCATCACCGACGACGACCTGAAGTCGTTGCCGGCAGAACGCAGCCGCGAGATCGAGGTCGTCGAGTTCGTGCCGAGCGACCAGATCGACCCGATCATGTTCGACCGCAGCTACTACCTCGAGCCCGACTCGGCCTCGTCGAAGGCCTATGTGCTGCTGCGCGAGACGCTCGAGTCCACCGACCGCACCGCGATCGTGCAGATGGCGCTGCGGCAGAAGACCCGGCTCGCCGCGCTCCGCGTGCACGGCGACGTGCTCATGGTGCAGACCCTGCTCTGGAGCGACGAGGTGCGCGCCGCCGACTTCGCTTCGCTCTCGGAGCCCGTGAAGATCTCGGCGAAGGAGCTCGACCTGTCGAAGCAGCTCGTCGAGAGCCTCGTCTCCGACTTCGACCCCGAGCAGTACGTCGACGAGTACCAGCAGGAGCTGCGCACCCTCATCGCCGCGAAGCTCGAGCAGGGCGAGGGCATCGACACCGCGGCGACCTTCGGTGAAGAGCCCGAAGAGGAGACCGGCGGCGAGGTCATCGACCTCATGGAGGCGCTGCGCCAGTCGATCGCCGCGAAGCGCGAGGGCTCCGAGGCGAAGCAGACGGGGTCCGCCGCGAAGGCGAAGAAGACCGCCTCGAAGAAGACGGCGAGCACGCGAAAGCGCGCGGCCTCCGAATGA